From a region of the Falco peregrinus isolate bFalPer1 chromosome 5, bFalPer1.pri, whole genome shotgun sequence genome:
- the SLC38A3 gene encoding sodium-coupled neutral amino acid transporter 3 isoform X1 — protein sequence MLFAWSGASPAESPRRACSEPSHLVAMDATDVPLQAEMVELVPNGKHTTALTASTVPSLAGDRFEENQSSAAEMEEFLPHGTDKKQTHFTDFEGKTSFGMSVFNLSNAIMGSGILGLAYAMANTGIILFLFLLTAVALLSSYSIHLLLKSSGIVGIRAYEQLGYRAFGTPGKLAAAIAITLQNIGAMSSYLYIVKSEVPLVIQTFLNLEEKTTDWYMNGNYLVILVSVTIILPLALMKQLGYLGYASGFSLSCMVFFLISVIYKKFQIPCPLPEQEGNLTGSLNATAISTSDYQNGYTVLQAPEQGTCNPSFFTLNSQTAYTIPIMAFAFVCHPEVLPIYTELKDPSKKKMQCISNISIMVMYLMYFLAALFGYLTFYGRVESELLHTYNKVDPFDVLILCVRVAVLTAVTLTVPIVLFPVRRAIQQMLFQGKDFSWIRHVTIAVVLLTFINLLVIFAPSILGIFGMIGATSAPCLIFIFPAIFYIRIMPKDKEPLRSTPKILAACFALLGVIFMIMSLSFIIIDWATGGGKSGGSH from the exons ATGCTTTTTGCCTGGAGTGGAGCATCCCCGGCTGAG AGCCCAAGGAGAGCCTGCAGTGAGCCCAGCCACCTCGTCGCCATGGATGCCACAGATGTGCCCCTCCAGGCTGAGATGGTGGAGCTGGTGCCCAATGGGAAGCACACGACTGCGCTCACCGCCTCCACTGTCCCCTCGCTGGCAGGCGACAG GTTTGAGGAGAACCAGTCCAGTGCAGCAGAGATGGAGGAGTTCCTGCCCCACGGCACTGACAAGAAGCAGACGCACTTCACCGAT TTCGAAGGGAAGACATCTTTCGGGATGTCTGTCTTCAACCTGAGCAACGCCATCATGGGCAGCGGCATCCTGGGACTGGCCTACGCCATGGCCAACACCGGCATCATCCTCTTCCT CTTCCTCCTGACGGCAGTGGCCCTGCTCTCCAGCTACTCCATCCACCTGCTGCTCAAGTCCTCGGGCATCGTGG GCATCCGTGCCTATGAGCAGCTGGGCTACCGAGCCTTTGGCACGCCAGGGAAGCTGGCTGCAGCCATCGCCATCACGCTGCAGAACATCGGAG ccatGTCCAGCTACCTATACATCGTCAAATCCGAAGTGCCTCTTGTCATCCAGACCTTCCTCAACCTGGAGGAGAAGACCAC GGACTGGTACATGAACGGGAACTACCTGGTGATCCTGGTTTCTGTCACCATTATCCTGCCCCTGGCTCTCATGAAGCAGCTCG gctACCTTGGCTACGCTAGCGGCTTCTCCCTCAGCTGTATGGTCTTCTTCCTCATCTCG GTCATCTACAAGAAGTTCCAGATCCCCTGTCCACTCCCTGAGCAGGAGGGGAACCTCACGGGCAGCCTCAATGCCACTGCCATCAGCACCAGCGACTACCAGAACGGCTACACTGTCCTCCAGGCCCCTGAGCAGGGCACTTGCAACCCCAGCTTCTTCACCCTGAACTCCCAG ACAGCATACACCATCCCCATCATGGCCTTTGCCTTTGTCTGCCACCCTGAGGTCCTGCCCATCTACACAGAGCTGAAGGA TCCCtccaagaagaaaatgcagtgcATCTCCAACATCTCCATCATGGTCATGTACCTCATGTACTTCTTGGCTGCCCTTTTTGGATACCTCACGTTCTATG GCCGGGTGGAGTCAGAGCTGCTGCACACGTACAACAAGGTGGACCCCTTCGATGTGCTCATCCTGTGTGTGCGGGTGGCCGTGCTGACGGCTGTCACCCTCACCGTCCCCATTGTCCTCTTCCCG gtgcGCCGGGCCATCCAGCAGATGCTGTTCCAAGGGAAAGACTTTAGCTGGATCCGCCATGTCACCATCGCCGTGGTCCTGCTGACCTTCATCAACCTCTTGGTCATCTTTGCCCCCTCCATCCTTGGCATCTTTGGCATGATTG GTGccacctctgctccctgcctcatCTTCATCTTCCCCGCCATCTTCTACATCCGCATCATGCCCAAGGACAAGGAGCCGCTGCGCTCCACCCCCAAAATCTTG GCTGCCTGCTTTGCCCTCCTTGGGGTGATCTTCATGATCATGAGTTTGAGCTTCATCATCATCGACTGGGCCACAGGGGGAGGGAAGAGCGGCGGCAGCCACTAG
- the SLC38A3 gene encoding sodium-coupled neutral amino acid transporter 3 isoform X2, protein MRSPRRACSEPSHLVAMDATDVPLQAEMVELVPNGKHTTALTASTVPSLAGDRFEENQSSAAEMEEFLPHGTDKKQTHFTDFEGKTSFGMSVFNLSNAIMGSGILGLAYAMANTGIILFLFLLTAVALLSSYSIHLLLKSSGIVGIRAYEQLGYRAFGTPGKLAAAIAITLQNIGAMSSYLYIVKSEVPLVIQTFLNLEEKTTDWYMNGNYLVILVSVTIILPLALMKQLGYLGYASGFSLSCMVFFLISVIYKKFQIPCPLPEQEGNLTGSLNATAISTSDYQNGYTVLQAPEQGTCNPSFFTLNSQTAYTIPIMAFAFVCHPEVLPIYTELKDPSKKKMQCISNISIMVMYLMYFLAALFGYLTFYGRVESELLHTYNKVDPFDVLILCVRVAVLTAVTLTVPIVLFPVRRAIQQMLFQGKDFSWIRHVTIAVVLLTFINLLVIFAPSILGIFGMIGATSAPCLIFIFPAIFYIRIMPKDKEPLRSTPKILAACFALLGVIFMIMSLSFIIIDWATGGGKSGGSH, encoded by the exons ATGCGG AGCCCAAGGAGAGCCTGCAGTGAGCCCAGCCACCTCGTCGCCATGGATGCCACAGATGTGCCCCTCCAGGCTGAGATGGTGGAGCTGGTGCCCAATGGGAAGCACACGACTGCGCTCACCGCCTCCACTGTCCCCTCGCTGGCAGGCGACAG GTTTGAGGAGAACCAGTCCAGTGCAGCAGAGATGGAGGAGTTCCTGCCCCACGGCACTGACAAGAAGCAGACGCACTTCACCGAT TTCGAAGGGAAGACATCTTTCGGGATGTCTGTCTTCAACCTGAGCAACGCCATCATGGGCAGCGGCATCCTGGGACTGGCCTACGCCATGGCCAACACCGGCATCATCCTCTTCCT CTTCCTCCTGACGGCAGTGGCCCTGCTCTCCAGCTACTCCATCCACCTGCTGCTCAAGTCCTCGGGCATCGTGG GCATCCGTGCCTATGAGCAGCTGGGCTACCGAGCCTTTGGCACGCCAGGGAAGCTGGCTGCAGCCATCGCCATCACGCTGCAGAACATCGGAG ccatGTCCAGCTACCTATACATCGTCAAATCCGAAGTGCCTCTTGTCATCCAGACCTTCCTCAACCTGGAGGAGAAGACCAC GGACTGGTACATGAACGGGAACTACCTGGTGATCCTGGTTTCTGTCACCATTATCCTGCCCCTGGCTCTCATGAAGCAGCTCG gctACCTTGGCTACGCTAGCGGCTTCTCCCTCAGCTGTATGGTCTTCTTCCTCATCTCG GTCATCTACAAGAAGTTCCAGATCCCCTGTCCACTCCCTGAGCAGGAGGGGAACCTCACGGGCAGCCTCAATGCCACTGCCATCAGCACCAGCGACTACCAGAACGGCTACACTGTCCTCCAGGCCCCTGAGCAGGGCACTTGCAACCCCAGCTTCTTCACCCTGAACTCCCAG ACAGCATACACCATCCCCATCATGGCCTTTGCCTTTGTCTGCCACCCTGAGGTCCTGCCCATCTACACAGAGCTGAAGGA TCCCtccaagaagaaaatgcagtgcATCTCCAACATCTCCATCATGGTCATGTACCTCATGTACTTCTTGGCTGCCCTTTTTGGATACCTCACGTTCTATG GCCGGGTGGAGTCAGAGCTGCTGCACACGTACAACAAGGTGGACCCCTTCGATGTGCTCATCCTGTGTGTGCGGGTGGCCGTGCTGACGGCTGTCACCCTCACCGTCCCCATTGTCCTCTTCCCG gtgcGCCGGGCCATCCAGCAGATGCTGTTCCAAGGGAAAGACTTTAGCTGGATCCGCCATGTCACCATCGCCGTGGTCCTGCTGACCTTCATCAACCTCTTGGTCATCTTTGCCCCCTCCATCCTTGGCATCTTTGGCATGATTG GTGccacctctgctccctgcctcatCTTCATCTTCCCCGCCATCTTCTACATCCGCATCATGCCCAAGGACAAGGAGCCGCTGCGCTCCACCCCCAAAATCTTG GCTGCCTGCTTTGCCCTCCTTGGGGTGATCTTCATGATCATGAGTTTGAGCTTCATCATCATCGACTGGGCCACAGGGGGAGGGAAGAGCGGCGGCAGCCACTAG
- the SLC38A3 gene encoding sodium-coupled neutral amino acid transporter 3 isoform X3: protein MDATDVPLQAEMVELVPNGKHTTALTASTVPSLAGDRFEENQSSAAEMEEFLPHGTDKKQTHFTDFEGKTSFGMSVFNLSNAIMGSGILGLAYAMANTGIILFLFLLTAVALLSSYSIHLLLKSSGIVGIRAYEQLGYRAFGTPGKLAAAIAITLQNIGAMSSYLYIVKSEVPLVIQTFLNLEEKTTDWYMNGNYLVILVSVTIILPLALMKQLGYLGYASGFSLSCMVFFLISVIYKKFQIPCPLPEQEGNLTGSLNATAISTSDYQNGYTVLQAPEQGTCNPSFFTLNSQTAYTIPIMAFAFVCHPEVLPIYTELKDPSKKKMQCISNISIMVMYLMYFLAALFGYLTFYGRVESELLHTYNKVDPFDVLILCVRVAVLTAVTLTVPIVLFPVRRAIQQMLFQGKDFSWIRHVTIAVVLLTFINLLVIFAPSILGIFGMIGATSAPCLIFIFPAIFYIRIMPKDKEPLRSTPKILAACFALLGVIFMIMSLSFIIIDWATGGGKSGGSH, encoded by the exons ATGGATGCCACAGATGTGCCCCTCCAGGCTGAGATGGTGGAGCTGGTGCCCAATGGGAAGCACACGACTGCGCTCACCGCCTCCACTGTCCCCTCGCTGGCAGGCGACAG GTTTGAGGAGAACCAGTCCAGTGCAGCAGAGATGGAGGAGTTCCTGCCCCACGGCACTGACAAGAAGCAGACGCACTTCACCGAT TTCGAAGGGAAGACATCTTTCGGGATGTCTGTCTTCAACCTGAGCAACGCCATCATGGGCAGCGGCATCCTGGGACTGGCCTACGCCATGGCCAACACCGGCATCATCCTCTTCCT CTTCCTCCTGACGGCAGTGGCCCTGCTCTCCAGCTACTCCATCCACCTGCTGCTCAAGTCCTCGGGCATCGTGG GCATCCGTGCCTATGAGCAGCTGGGCTACCGAGCCTTTGGCACGCCAGGGAAGCTGGCTGCAGCCATCGCCATCACGCTGCAGAACATCGGAG ccatGTCCAGCTACCTATACATCGTCAAATCCGAAGTGCCTCTTGTCATCCAGACCTTCCTCAACCTGGAGGAGAAGACCAC GGACTGGTACATGAACGGGAACTACCTGGTGATCCTGGTTTCTGTCACCATTATCCTGCCCCTGGCTCTCATGAAGCAGCTCG gctACCTTGGCTACGCTAGCGGCTTCTCCCTCAGCTGTATGGTCTTCTTCCTCATCTCG GTCATCTACAAGAAGTTCCAGATCCCCTGTCCACTCCCTGAGCAGGAGGGGAACCTCACGGGCAGCCTCAATGCCACTGCCATCAGCACCAGCGACTACCAGAACGGCTACACTGTCCTCCAGGCCCCTGAGCAGGGCACTTGCAACCCCAGCTTCTTCACCCTGAACTCCCAG ACAGCATACACCATCCCCATCATGGCCTTTGCCTTTGTCTGCCACCCTGAGGTCCTGCCCATCTACACAGAGCTGAAGGA TCCCtccaagaagaaaatgcagtgcATCTCCAACATCTCCATCATGGTCATGTACCTCATGTACTTCTTGGCTGCCCTTTTTGGATACCTCACGTTCTATG GCCGGGTGGAGTCAGAGCTGCTGCACACGTACAACAAGGTGGACCCCTTCGATGTGCTCATCCTGTGTGTGCGGGTGGCCGTGCTGACGGCTGTCACCCTCACCGTCCCCATTGTCCTCTTCCCG gtgcGCCGGGCCATCCAGCAGATGCTGTTCCAAGGGAAAGACTTTAGCTGGATCCGCCATGTCACCATCGCCGTGGTCCTGCTGACCTTCATCAACCTCTTGGTCATCTTTGCCCCCTCCATCCTTGGCATCTTTGGCATGATTG GTGccacctctgctccctgcctcatCTTCATCTTCCCCGCCATCTTCTACATCCGCATCATGCCCAAGGACAAGGAGCCGCTGCGCTCCACCCCCAAAATCTTG GCTGCCTGCTTTGCCCTCCTTGGGGTGATCTTCATGATCATGAGTTTGAGCTTCATCATCATCGACTGGGCCACAGGGGGAGGGAAGAGCGGCGGCAGCCACTAG